A single region of the Malus sylvestris chromosome 8, drMalSylv7.2, whole genome shotgun sequence genome encodes:
- the LOC126632129 gene encoding phosphoribosylamine--glycine ligase-like, translated as MGCATLDLAGAVSLKLNNDTHFLRCSPKPFLSFVELIRSRRHPKGPPSNLLSCRADKSRPSFSLRAQSTTTVAPEEDRVVVLVIGGGGREHALCYALKRSPSCDAVFCAPGNPGISSSGDATCISDIDISDSSAVISFCQKWRVGLVVVGPEAPLVAGLVNDLLKAGIHAFGPSSEAAALEGSKNFMKSLCDKYRIPTAKYQTFTDPSAAKQYIQEQGVPIVVKADGLAAGKGVIVAMTLNEAFDAVDAMLVKGSFGSAGCRVIVEEYLEGEEASFFALVDGENAIPLESAQDHKRVGDGDTGPNTGGMGAYSPAPILTKELEDLVMKSIIYPTVKGMSAEGCKFVGVLYAGLMIEKKSGLPKLIEYNVRFGDPECQVLMVRLESDLAQVLLAACRGQLSEVSLNWSAGSAMVVVMASKGYPGSYEKGSVIRNLDEAEAVAPSVKVFHAGTALDSDGNFIAAGGRVLGVTAKGIDLKEARDRAYQGVEEINWPGGFYRRDIGWRALPLPQKQFVTGG; from the exons ATGGGTTGTGCGACGCTGGACCTCGCCGGAGCTGTCTCTCTCAAGCTCAACAACGATACCCACTTCCTCCGCTGCTCTCCGAAGCCTTTCCTCTCCTTTGTGGAGCTCATCCGCTCTCGCCGCCATCCCAAGGGCCCCCCTTCCAACCTTCTCAGCTGTCGTGCTGACAAATCACGGCCGTCCTTTTCCCTTCGCGCCCAATCAACCACTACTGTTGCTCCTG AAGAAGACCGGGTGGTTGTTTTGGTGATTGGTGGAGGGGGAAGGGAGCACGCTCTTTGCTACGCATTGAAGCGGTCCCCTTCCTGTGACGCCGTCTTTTGCGCTCCTGGCAATCCCGGAATATCCAGCTCCGGGGATGCCACTTGTATTTCTGACATCGACATCTCTGATAGCTCGGCAGTCATATCATTTTGCCAGAAATGGCGTGTGGGGCTTGTCGTTGTTGGACCTGAGGCCCCTCTTGTTGCTGGTCTCGTGAATGATTTGCTCAAGGCTGGAATCCATGCTTTCGGCCCTTCATCTGAGGCTGCTGCTTTGGAAGGGTCCAAGAACTTCATGAAGAGTTTGTGCGACAAGTACAGAATACCTACTGCTAAG TATCAAACGTTTACAGACCCGTCTGCTGCAAAGCAATATATACAAGAGCAAGGGGTTCCTATTGTTGTTAAAGCAGATGGATTGGCTGCTGGAAAAGGAGTTATTGTCGCTATGACTTTGAACGAGGCTTTTGATGCAGTTGACGCAATGCTAGTAAAAGGTTCTTTTGGGTCTGCAGGTTGTCGTGTCATTGTTGAGGAATATCTGGAAGGTGAAGAAGCGTCTTTCTTTGCGCTGGTGGATGGAGAGAATGCTATACCTCTGGAATCTGCTCAGGACCATAAACGTGTTGGGGATGGCGATACGGGGCCAAATACTGGTGGAATGGGTGCATACTCACCTGCTCCCATCCTAACTAAAGAACTTGAAGATTTAGTCATGAAATCCATCATTTACCCCACAGTGAAAGGCATGTCAGCCGAGGGCTGTAAGTTTGTTGGGGTATTATATGCTGGACTCATGATCGAAAAGAAGTCTGGCTTACCTAAACTGATAGAGTACAATGTGCGTTTTGGCGATCCAGAGTGTCAG GTTTTAATGGTTCGCTTGGAGTCTGATCTGGCACAAGTTCTACTTGCAGCTTGTAGAGGACAGCTAAGTGAAGTGTCGTTGAACTGGTCGGCTGGGTCAGCCATGGTGGTGGTAATGGCAAGTAAGGGGTACCCAGGATCATATGAGAAGGGAAGTGTGATCCGGAACCTTGATGAAGCAGAAGCTGTTGCCCCATCTGTTAAGGTATTTCATGCGGGAACTGCACTGGATTCAGATGGCAATTTCATTGCTGCTGGAGGGCGTGTCCTTGGGGTGACTGCCAAGGGAATAGATCTCAAAGAGGCACGCGACCGGGCATATCAAGGcgttgaagaaattaattggCCAGGAGGGTTCTACCGCCGTGATATTGGCTGGAGAGCCCTTCCTCTTCCTCAGAAACAGTTCGTGACAGGAGGTTAA
- the LOC126632130 gene encoding bifunctional protein FolD 4, chloroplastic-like isoform X2: protein MASMIFTDCSSSTTPRLLRFRRNPRFHRNHGAVFLRPLISPTSPRRLSLHSSSASSSPSPSATASLATEASAAVIDGKGVAKQIRDEINAEVSKMKDAIGIVPGLAVILVGDRKDSATYVRNKKKACESVGIKSFEVRLPEDSSEREVLNSVARFNDDPSVHGILVQLPRPSHMNEQNILNAVSIEKDVDGFHPLNIGRLAMRGRDPLFVPCTPKGCIELLHRYGIPIKGKRAVVIGRSNIVGTPAALLLQDKKSPRGYRLVGDVCYEEASQIASAITPVPGGVGPMTIAMLLSNILASSKRIHNFQ, encoded by the exons ATGGCGTCGATGATATTCACAGACTGTTCCTCCTCCACCACCCCTCGCCTCCTCCGCTTCAGACGGAACCCCCGCTTCCACCGCAACCACGGCGCCGTTTTCCTTCGCCCCCTCATAAGCCCTACCTCCCCCAGACGCCTCTCCCTTCACTCCTCCTCGGCTTCTTCTTCGCCGTCTCCGTCAGCCACCG CTTCGTTGGCTACTGAAGCATCGGCAGCAGTGATCGATGGAAAAGGCGTTGCGAAGCAAATCAGAGATGAGATCAATGCCGAAGTGTCAAAGATGAAGGATGCGATTGGCATTGTTCCGGGTTTGGCAGTTATTCTTGTTGGGGACAGGAAGGACTCTGCCACTTATGTCCGCAACAAGAAGAAGGCTTGCGAGTCCGTGGGGATTAAATCCTTCGAAGTGCGCTTGCCTGAGGATTCATCTGAACGAGAAGTACTAAACTCTGTCGCGAGATTCAATGATGATCCTTCAGTTCATGGCATCCTTGTGCAACTACCCCGGCCTTCT CATATGAACGAGCAAAACATCTTAAATGCCGTTAGCATTGAGAAAGATGTGGATGGGTTTCACCCGCTAAATATTGGTCGTCTTGCCATGCGTGGTAGGGACCCCTTGTTTGTTCCTTGCACGCCAAAAGGATGCATAGAGTTGTTGCATAGGTATGGCATCCCTATCAAGGGAAAGAGAGCTGTTGTAATTGGCCGGAGCAATATTGTTGGGACGCCAGCTGCTTTATTGCTACAG GATAAAAAGAGCCCTCGAGGTTATCGTCTGGTTGGAGATGTTTGTTATGAGGAGGCCAGCCAGATTGCTTCGGCAATAACTCCAGTTCCTGGGGGAGTGGGTCCAATGACAATAGCGATGCTTCTCTCGAACATTCTCGCATCATCAAAACGAATACACAACTTCCAGTGA
- the LOC126632130 gene encoding bifunctional protein FolD 4, chloroplastic-like isoform X1: MASMIFTDCSSSTTPRLLRFRRNPRFHRNHGAVFLRPLISPTSPRRLSLHSSSASSSPSPSATASLATEASAAVIDGKGVAKQIRDEINAEVSKMKDAIGIVPGLAVILVGDRKDSATYVRNKKKACESVGIKSFEVRLPEDSSEREVLNSVARFNDDPSVHGILVQLPRPSHMNEQNILNAVSIEKDVDGFHPLNIGRLAMRGRDPLFVPCTPKGCIELLHRYGIPIKGKRAVVIGRSNIVGTPAALLLQREDATISIVHSRTKNPEEIARQADIIISAVGQPNMVRGSWIKPGAVIIDVGINPVEDKKSPRGYRLVGDVCYEEASQIASAITPVPGGVGPMTIAMLLSNILASSKRIHNFQ, translated from the exons ATGGCGTCGATGATATTCACAGACTGTTCCTCCTCCACCACCCCTCGCCTCCTCCGCTTCAGACGGAACCCCCGCTTCCACCGCAACCACGGCGCCGTTTTCCTTCGCCCCCTCATAAGCCCTACCTCCCCCAGACGCCTCTCCCTTCACTCCTCCTCGGCTTCTTCTTCGCCGTCTCCGTCAGCCACCG CTTCGTTGGCTACTGAAGCATCGGCAGCAGTGATCGATGGAAAAGGCGTTGCGAAGCAAATCAGAGATGAGATCAATGCCGAAGTGTCAAAGATGAAGGATGCGATTGGCATTGTTCCGGGTTTGGCAGTTATTCTTGTTGGGGACAGGAAGGACTCTGCCACTTATGTCCGCAACAAGAAGAAGGCTTGCGAGTCCGTGGGGATTAAATCCTTCGAAGTGCGCTTGCCTGAGGATTCATCTGAACGAGAAGTACTAAACTCTGTCGCGAGATTCAATGATGATCCTTCAGTTCATGGCATCCTTGTGCAACTACCCCGGCCTTCT CATATGAACGAGCAAAACATCTTAAATGCCGTTAGCATTGAGAAAGATGTGGATGGGTTTCACCCGCTAAATATTGGTCGTCTTGCCATGCGTGGTAGGGACCCCTTGTTTGTTCCTTGCACGCCAAAAGGATGCATAGAGTTGTTGCATAGGTATGGCATCCCTATCAAGGGAAAGAGAGCTGTTGTAATTGGCCGGAGCAATATTGTTGGGACGCCAGCTGCTTTATTGCTACAG AGGGAAGATGCAACAATCAGTATAGTCCATTCCCGAACCAAGAATCCTGAGGAGATCGCAAGACAAGCGGATATTATAATCTCAGCTGTAGGGCAACCAAATATGGTGAGGGGTAGCTGGATCAAACCCGGTGCAGTAATTATCGATGTCGGAATCAATCCAGTCGAG GATAAAAAGAGCCCTCGAGGTTATCGTCTGGTTGGAGATGTTTGTTATGAGGAGGCCAGCCAGATTGCTTCGGCAATAACTCCAGTTCCTGGGGGAGTGGGTCCAATGACAATAGCGATGCTTCTCTCGAACATTCTCGCATCATCAAAACGAATACACAACTTCCAGTGA
- the LOC126632381 gene encoding shaggy-related protein kinase kappa — MASAGLGNGGVGSSRSVNGFKSSSSSVDWLGREMLEMRLQDKPDHDDERDSEPDVIDGVGAETGHVIRTTVGGRSGQSRQTVSYISEHVVGTGSFGVVFQAKCRETGEIVAIKKVLQDKRYKNRELQIMQMLDHPNIVALKHCFFSTTDKEEVYLNLVLEFVPETVNRIARNYSRINQRMPITYVKLYTYQICRALAYIHNCIGICHRDIKPQNLLVNPHTHQLKLCDFGSAKVLVKGEPNVSYICSRYYRAPELIFGATEYTTAIDIWSTGCVMAELLLGQPLFPGESGVDQLVEIIKVLGTPTREEIKCMNPNYTEFKFPQIKPHPWHKVFQKRLPPEAVDLVCRFFQYSPNLRCTALEACIHPFFDELRDPNTRLPNGRPLPPLFNFKPQELQGIPHDIVNRLIPEHARKQNLFMALHT, encoded by the exons ATGGCGTCTGCTGGCCTAGGGAATGGTGGAGTTGGCAGTTCAAGGTCTGTGAATGGCTTCAAGAGTTCGTCTAGTTCGGTTGATTGGCTGGGGAGGGAGATGCTCGAGATGAGGTTGCAGGACAAGCCAGATCATGATGACGAAAGA GATAGTGAACCGGATGTAATTGATGGAGTGGGTGCTGAAACAGGACACGTAATACGAACGACTGTTGGTGGTCGAAGTGGTCAATCTAGGCAG ACAGTAAGCTATATTTCAGAACATGTGGTTGGAACTGGTTCTTTTGGGGTTGTTTTCCAG GCGAAATGTAGAGAAACTGGAGAGATTGTTGCTATCAAGAAGGTGCTCCAAGACAAGCGCTACAAGAACAGGGAGTTACAGATTATGCAGATGTTGGATCATCCAAACATTGTTGCCCTAAAGCATTGCTTCTTCTCAACCACAGACAAAGAAGAGGTTTACTTGAACCTTGTACTTGAATTTGTTCCTGAGACGGTTAACCGCATTGCGAGGAACTATAGTAGAATCAACCAGCGGATGCCAATAACATATGTTAAACTTTATACCTATCAG ATTTGCAGGGCACTCGCTTATATACATAATTGCATTGGAATCTGTCACCGTGATATCAAGCCTCAGAACTTACTT GTGAATCCACACACACATCAGCTGAAACTTTGTGATTTTGGGAGCGCAAAAGTGTTG GTGAAAGGAGAACCAAATGTTTCTTACATCTGCTCAAGATACTATCGTGCTCCAGAATTGATATTTGGTGCCACCGAGTACACAACAGCTATTGATATATGGTCTACAGGTTGTGTGATGGCTGAATTACTTCTTGGCCAG CCCTTGTTTCCTGGTGAAAGTGGAGTTGACCAGCTAGTTGAGATCATTAAG GTTTTGGGGACTCCAACCAGGGAGGAGATAAAGTGCATGAATCCGAACTATACTGAATTTAAATTCCCACAGATAAAGCCTCATCCCTGGCACAAG GTATTTCAAAAACGCTTACCCCCAGAGGCGGTAGATCTTGTTTGTAGGTTTTTCCAGTATTCGCCGAATCTGCGATGCACTGCT TTGGAAGCTTGCATTCACCCTTTCTTTGATGAATTGAGAGACCCAAATACTCGTCTTCCTAATGGTCGCCCTCTTCCTCCTCTATTTAACTTTAAACCCCAGG AGCTTCAAGGAATTCCACATGACATAGTCAACCGACTTATTCCAGAGCATGCCCGTAAGCAGAACTTATTCATGGCTTTGCACACCTAG
- the LOC126632099 gene encoding prolycopene isomerase, chloroplastic, which produces MALAAFPNATLQFFQPHLSPSTLQSTTVRNHPVLARSSVGQAPSSSTGGGAASLQDNKSFSGKAEADVVVIGSGIGGLCCAGLLARYQQDVLVLESHDLPGGAAHSFEIKGFQFDSGPSLFSGFQSKGPQANPLGQVLDALGEAIPCASYDSWMVYLPEAEFLSRIGPTEFYKDLEKYASPNAVREWKKLLDAILPLSAAAMALPPLSIRGDLGVLSTAGARYAPSLLKSFVEMGPQGALGATKLLRPFSEIVDSLELKDPFIRNWVDLLAFLLAGVKSNGILSAEMIYMFAEWYKPGSCLEYPLHGSGAVVDALVRGMKKFGGRISLGSHVEKIVVENGRAAGVKLRSGQFIRAKKAVVSNASMWDTLNLLPKEVVPKSFLDRTKTTPQCESFMHLHLGFDAKDIREDLGIHHIVVNDWDRGVDADQNVVLISIPSVLSPDLAPPGKHVLHAYLPGTEPFDLWKGLDRKSSAYKELKAERSEVMWRAVERAVGPGFSREKCEVKLVGSPLTHQRFLRRNRGTYGPAIQAGKGSFPGHSTSIPQLYCCGDSTFPGIGVPAVAASGAIVANSLVSVSQHSQLLDAIGI; this is translated from the exons ATGGCATTGGCAGCATTTCCAAATGCTACTCTTCAGTTTTTCCAACCTCATCTCTCTCCTTCCACCTTGCAATCCACAACGGTCAGAAATCATCCTGTTTTGGCGCGAAGTTCCGTCGGACAGGCCCCCTCTTCTTCCACCGGGGGTGGGGCTGCCTCTCTCCAAGACAACAAATCTTTCTCag GGAAGGCAGAGGCTGATGTTGTAGTCATTGGAAGTGGTATCGGGGGACTGTGTTGCGCGGGGCTTTTGGCTAGGTACCAGCAAGATGTTCTTGTCTTAGAGAGTCATGATCTGCCTGGGGGTGCTGCTCATTCATTCGAGATTAAAGGCTTTCAGTTTGACTCCGGCCCCTCTCTATTCTCCGGATTTCAGTCCAAAGGCCCTCAGGCTAATCCTCTTGGACAG GTTCTTGATGCATTGGGGGAGGCAATTCCTTGTGCCAGTTATGATTCGTGGATGGTCTACTTACCTGAAGCTGAATTTCTATCACGCATTGGTCCCACGGAGTTTTACAAG GACCTCGAGAAGTATGCAAGTCCAAATGCAGTTCGAGAGTGGAAAAAACTTCTT GATGCCATTCTCCCGTTGTCTGCAGCTGCAATGGCTCTGCCTCCGCTTTCCATCCGAGGGGATTTAGGTGTTCTTTCCACTGCTGGAGCTAGATACGCTCCCTCTCTCTTGAAATCTTTTGTTGAAATGGGACCGCAGGGAGCACTTGGTGCCACAAAGCTTCTCAGACCATTCTCAGAAATCGTTGACTCGTTGGAACTGAAAGATCCCTTTATACGTAACTGGGTGGACCTACTGGCTTTCTTGCTTGCTGGGGTGAAATCTAATGGTATACTTTCAGCAGAGATG ATTTACATGTTTGCAGAATGGTATAAGCCAGGTAGCTGTCTTGAGTACCCTCTGCACGGAAGTGGTGCAGTTGTTGATGCTCTTGTCCGGGGAATGAAGAAATTTGGTGGGCGTATTTCTCTAGGAAGTCACGTAGAAAAGATTGTTGTCGAAAATGGTCGAGCAGCAGGAGTCAAGCTAAGAAGCGGTCAA TTTATACGTGCAAAAAAAGCAGTTGTTAGCAATGCATCTATGTGGGACACCCTAAATCTATTACCTAAGGAAGTTGTTCCAAAGTCATTTCTCGACAGGACTAAGACGACCCCCCAGTGTGAATCGTTCATGCATCTTCATTTGGGATTCGATGCAAAG GACATACGCGAGGACTTGGGGATTCATCACATAGTTGTTAATGACTGGGATCGAGGAGTAGATGCCGATCAGAACGTTGTTTTGATATCTATACCTAGCGTACTAAGTCCGGATCTTGCACCACCTGGGAAACATGTGTTGCATGCTTATCTTCCCGGAACCGAACCCTTTGATTTGTGGAAAGGATTGGACCGTAAAAGCTCTGCATACAAAGAGCTCAAAGCTGAAAGATCTGAG GTTATGTGGAGAGCCGTGGAGCGCGCAGTTGGTCCTGGATTTAGCCGTGAGAAATGCGAGGTGAAGTTAGTCGGATCTCCATTGACACACCAGAGGTTTCTTCGAAGGAACCGAGGAACGTATGGTCCAGCAATACAAGCCGGTAAAGGGTCCTTCCCGGGGCATTCAACGTCCATCCCTCAGCTTTATTGTTGTGGTGACTCTACATTTCCCGGCATCGGAGTCCCTGCAGTTGCTGCCAGTGGTGCCATTGTAGCCAACTCACTAGTTTCTGTGTCTCAACACTCTCAACTTCTTGATGCCAttggaatttga